CCACGAAGGCATTTTTCAACAGGCTGTTAGACGGAAACTTCCGACGGCAGCGCGGTCTGCTCGCGAATGCGCGGCTCTTCTTCCAGGCAGGCCAGCAGGTTCTCTTGGATCGTGATGCAGATGTCGTTGAGCGGCAGGTGGCTGAGTCGCTTCGTCGAGAAGGGGTTCTGCAATTCGACACCGATCTGATCGAGGGACAAGAGCGGATAGGCCACCATCATGACGATGATCGGCGTCATCATGCCCGCCTTGTCGAAGATACCGAACGGCAGGGCCACCAGGTACAGGAACAAGAAGCGGCGAATCTTGACCGAAAAGGCCTTGGCCAGCGGCGTCTTCAAGATGCGTTCGCAGGCGCCGATGTGATCGATGAGCAGATCTCGTTGCTGTTCGGCCTGCATGAAGGCGAAGCGGTCGAGTTGTTCGCTGTCGAGCGCCTGACGCAAAAGTTGTGCAATCCGTCCGGCCACGTACACCGGCATGTGCTGCGCGGCGACCAATTCCTCGGTCTCGCGCTTGCCGATCAGTTGCTGCATGTCGTCGATGTTGAACTCGCCTCGCAGGCTATGGCGGCAAGCGTGCGAAAAGGCGGCCGTCCAGCGGACAACACGGTTGCGCCATTCGTTGTCGCGGGGACCGTAGGCGAGGGAGATCTGCGCCAAGTTACGCGATTGATTGACGATACCACCCCACAGCTTGCGACCCTCGTACCAGCGATCGTACCCCGAGTTCGTGCGCAGCACGAGCAGCAAGGCCAGGACCACACCGATCAGCTCGTACGGCGCGACTCCCGAGGTGGGAATCCACGTCGAATTGGCGCCGATCACCCAGACCAAGGTGGCAAACAGGCCGAACACCGCCAGCCGCCCCTTGATCTCGGGCGTTACCGAGTTGTGGATGGTGAAAACTTCGGACCAGAATTCTCTGCGTTCGCGTTTTGTCACAAATTGCCTCGATTGTTTCTCTGTGATTCGATGATCGCTCATTTAGGCGGCGACATAGGCCGCGCATCTTTGTCGATCTAGCAAGTCGAGTGCCGTGTCGCCGATGAGTCGGTACATCAAACGATGGCTCTGCGCCGCGCCCATCACGACCAGATCGGCCTGCCACTTCTGGGCATAGGGGGGCACGACGTGTCGCACCTTGCCGCAGGCAAATCCGGTTTCGAGAACGGGACGCCGCGCCAGGCAGTAATCGGCCATCTCGCGCAACGACCGTTTCGCCTCTCCCTCGTCTTTGCCAATGGCCAGCAGACGATGATCGGCGGCGCCGAAGGCGCCCTGATTGACGAAAGAACGGATCGCACGTCCCGAGGCTTCGCTTCCCTCGTAAATCATCAGTACCCGTTCGATTTTGGCGAGCTCGGGATGTACGGCCAGTAAGGGATAGACTCCCCGTCGCAACAGGTCGATCAGGTCCGTGCGGCTGAGATGGTCGTCGCTCTGTTCGGCGGCTGTCGAGCATCGGGGCGAGGTAACCAACACATCATGAAACCGCGACTCGCGAGCCAGCACCTGCAACGGATTGCCCTCCGCGCGGCGCACGTCGAAGTCCAGCCCCGCCCCGAGACACGCTTGCGTCATTCGCGCCCGGGCGACTTCGTGTTGCAGTTCCACGGTCGCGCGACGGTTCTGCTCCAGGGCGGCGTAG
This genomic stretch from Pirellulales bacterium harbors:
- a CDS encoding universal stress protein, with the translated sequence MLNSVLLHLAGTSKAEAVIRLGVALAQECDARLRAVTLYDTRRAEAANQGESAVYAALEQNRRATVELQHEVARARMTQACLGAGLDFDVRRAEGNPLQVLARESRFHDVLVTSPRCSTAAEQSDDHLSRTDLIDLLRRGVYPLLAVHPELAKIERVLMIYEGSEASGRAIRSFVNQGAFGAADHRLLAIGKDEGEAKRSLREMADYCLARRPVLETGFACGKVRHVVPPYAQKWQADLVVMGAAQSHRLMYRLIGDTALDLLDRQRCAAYVAA